In the genome of Cryptomeria japonica chromosome 8, Sugi_1.0, whole genome shotgun sequence, one region contains:
- the LOC131043805 gene encoding early light-induced protein 1, chloroplastic-like yields the protein MAAMASMMMKAPAALNCGAVKRNSHISRLPNSSLQVKCMAAKDPKETSTKVSTKFGDLFAFSGPAPEIINGRAAMLGFVSAIAVEVASGRDLLSQLNSGGLSWFALTAGLMTVGTLVPLFNGISRESTSQPIFSSTAEMWNGRFAMLGLLALAFTEYVKGGPLV from the exons ATGGCGGCCATggcttcaatgatgatgaaagcaCCCGCAGCACTTAACTGCGGGGCAGTCAAAAGGAATAGTCATATCAGTAGATTGCCTAACAGTAGCCTCCAAGTCAAGTGCATGGCTGCAAAG GATCCAAAGGAAACGTCTACCAAG GTGAGCACGAAATTTGGCGACCTGTTTGCGTTCTCAGGGCCTGCGCCGGAGATCATCAATGGAAGGGCGGCTATGTTGGGGTTCGTGTCGGCCATTGCAGTGGAGGTGGCCAGCGGAAGAGATTTGCTGTCGCAATTGAATAGTGGAGGACTGTCGTGGTTTGCGTTAACTGCAGGATTAATGACGGTGGGGACACTGGTGCCCCTGTTCAATGGAATATCGAGGGAGAGCACGTCGCAGCCAATATTTTCATCCACAGCAGAAATGTGGAATGGGCGCTTTGCTATGCTCGGCCTCCTCGCATTGGCTTTCACTGAATACGTCAAGGGTGGACCGCTTGTATAA